Proteins from a genomic interval of Clostridium sp. M62/1:
- a CDS encoding pyridoxal phosphate-dependent aminotransferase, whose protein sequence is MISEKMQPLLKNNSAIRMMFEEGKKMAAVYGAENVYDFSLGNPSVPAPKEVEQAILDILREEDSLFVHGYMSNAGYEDVREAIAQSLNRRFGTAFHQDNILMTVGAASGLNVILKTLLNPGEQVIVFAPYFVEYGSYVRNYDGELVVIPPNTKDFQPNLEEFEKRITEKTKAVIINTPNNPTGVIYSEETLRAMAGILEEKEREFGHPIVLISDEPYRELAYDGAVVPFVTKYYRNTAVCYSYSKSLSLPGERIGYLLIPDEMEEAKAVFSAAVIANRVLGCVNAPSLMQRVIMRCVDAEVNVDAYDRNRNLLYNGLRECGFECIKPEGAFYLFMKTPADEKEFCEKAKEHHVLVVPGSSFACPGYVRIAYCVSYEMIERSLPAFRAIAEYYGLTK, encoded by the coding sequence ATGATTTCAGAAAAAATGCAGCCATTGCTCAAAAACAACTCAGCGATCAGGATGATGTTTGAGGAAGGGAAAAAGATGGCAGCTGTCTACGGGGCAGAGAATGTGTATGATTTCAGCCTGGGAAACCCCAGCGTCCCGGCGCCGAAGGAGGTGGAGCAGGCCATTTTGGATATTCTGAGAGAGGAGGATTCTCTGTTTGTCCACGGCTATATGAGCAATGCAGGGTATGAGGATGTGAGGGAGGCCATTGCCCAGTCCTTAAACAGACGTTTTGGCACAGCCTTTCACCAGGACAACATCCTGATGACAGTGGGGGCGGCCAGCGGGCTGAACGTGATCCTGAAAACCCTCTTAAATCCCGGTGAGCAGGTGATTGTCTTTGCCCCGTATTTTGTGGAGTATGGCTCCTATGTCCGCAATTATGACGGGGAGCTGGTGGTGATCCCGCCGAATACCAAGGACTTTCAGCCGAACCTTGAGGAGTTTGAGAAGCGCATCACAGAAAAGACAAAGGCTGTGATTATCAATACGCCCAACAATCCGACGGGCGTGATCTATTCGGAGGAAACGCTGAGAGCCATGGCAGGCATCCTGGAAGAAAAGGAGAGAGAGTTCGGCCATCCCATCGTACTGATTTCCGACGAGCCTTACAGGGAGCTGGCCTACGACGGGGCGGTGGTTCCCTTTGTTACGAAGTATTACAGAAACACCGCTGTCTGCTACTCCTACAGCAAATCTCTCTCTCTTCCCGGAGAGCGGATCGGCTATCTGCTCATCCCGGACGAGATGGAGGAGGCGAAGGCCGTTTTCTCAGCGGCAGTTATCGCAAACCGTGTGCTGGGCTGTGTCAATGCCCCTTCTCTGATGCAGAGGGTGATTATGAGATGTGTGGACGCCGAGGTGAATGTGGATGCCTACGACAGAAACCGAAACCTCCTCTATAACGGGCTGAGGGAATGCGGCTTTGAGTGCATCAAGCCGGAGGGGGCATTTTACCTGTTTATGAAGACTCCGGCAGATGAGAAGGAGTTCTGCGAGAAGGCCAAGGAGCATCACGTGCTGGTGGTTCCCGGAAGTTCCTTTGCGTGTCCCGGCTATGTGAGGATTGCCTACTGCGTTTCCTATGAGATGATTGAGAGATCCCTTCCGGCTTTCAGGGCGATCGCAGAGTATTACGGGCTGACGAAATAG
- the ptsP gene encoding phosphoenolpyruvate--protein phosphotransferase, which translates to MASGTGASAGIGIGKVVILKEETLVIRRDTVADAAAEKERFKRAVEKSIEDTQALAADMAERIGEKEAEILNGHLMLLQDPMMTMEIEGKIDSEKLCSEAAIEDVCTMYADMFASMDDELMQQRAADMRDIKTRMQKVLLGVKSVDVSALPKGSVLVAEDLTPSVTAGINPENVTGIVTELGGRTSHSAILARALEIPAVVAAAGILSQVADGDEIILDGESGEIFVKPEESVKAEYEAKRASYLAEKEELKKYIGRETITKDGVKIEVAANIGRPEDVDRVLSYDAEGIGLFRTEFLFMDRTSMPTEEEQFEAYRKVAVAMNGKPVIIRTLDIGGDKEIPYMGLKKDENPFLGYRAIRFCLDRKDDIYRPQLRALLRASAFGAIKIMVPMVTCVEEYREAKALIHEIMDELEQEGIPYNKDIQVGIMVETAAASLMADVFAREVDFFSIGTNDLTQYTMSVDRGNDKVSYLYSTFNPAVLRSIRHIIECGRKEGIMVGMCGEAASDPLMIPLLVAFGLNEFSMSASAVLKARKMITECDSRKLQEMADKAMSFVTASEIESFMREFTEKNFL; encoded by the coding sequence ATGGCATCAGGAACAGGAGCATCTGCCGGCATCGGCATTGGAAAGGTTGTAATTCTTAAGGAAGAGACTCTCGTAATCAGGCGCGATACAGTGGCTGATGCTGCGGCAGAGAAGGAGCGTTTTAAAAGGGCTGTGGAAAAGAGCATCGAGGATACGCAGGCCCTGGCTGCCGATATGGCAGAGAGAATCGGAGAAAAAGAAGCTGAGATTTTAAACGGTCATCTGATGCTTCTGCAGGACCCGATGATGACCATGGAGATAGAGGGAAAGATCGACAGCGAAAAGCTGTGCAGCGAGGCGGCCATTGAGGACGTGTGCACGATGTATGCGGATATGTTTGCATCTATGGACGACGAACTGATGCAGCAGAGGGCTGCCGATATGAGAGATATCAAGACCAGAATGCAGAAGGTGCTTCTGGGCGTCAAGTCTGTGGACGTATCGGCGCTTCCCAAGGGAAGTGTACTGGTGGCAGAGGATCTGACTCCTTCTGTCACAGCCGGAATCAATCCGGAAAATGTAACGGGAATCGTGACAGAGCTGGGAGGACGCACCTCCCATTCAGCCATTCTTGCCAGGGCGCTGGAGATCCCGGCTGTAGTGGCTGCCGCAGGCATTCTGTCCCAGGTAGCCGACGGCGATGAGATTATCCTGGACGGAGAGAGCGGAGAGATCTTCGTGAAGCCGGAAGAGTCCGTAAAGGCAGAGTATGAGGCAAAGAGAGCTTCCTACCTGGCTGAGAAGGAGGAACTTAAGAAATATATCGGCAGGGAGACGATCACAAAGGACGGCGTAAAGATAGAGGTGGCAGCCAATATCGGGCGGCCGGAGGACGTGGATCGTGTGCTTTCCTATGACGCAGAGGGCATCGGACTGTTCCGCACAGAATTCCTGTTTATGGATCGCACCTCCATGCCTACAGAGGAGGAGCAGTTTGAGGCTTACAGGAAGGTAGCCGTTGCCATGAACGGAAAGCCGGTCATTATCAGAACGCTGGATATAGGCGGCGATAAGGAGATCCCTTACATGGGACTGAAAAAGGACGAAAATCCATTCCTGGGCTACCGGGCAATCCGTTTCTGCCTTGACAGGAAAGATGACATTTACCGTCCGCAGCTTCGCGCCCTGCTGCGTGCCAGCGCATTCGGAGCCATCAAGATTATGGTTCCGATGGTAACCTGCGTGGAGGAGTACCGTGAGGCAAAGGCTCTGATTCACGAGATTATGGACGAGCTGGAACAGGAGGGAATCCCTTACAATAAAGACATTCAGGTAGGAATCATGGTAGAGACGGCTGCAGCTTCTCTGATGGCTGACGTGTTTGCCAGGGAGGTAGATTTCTTCAGTATCGGCACAAATGATCTGACCCAGTACACCATGTCTGTGGATCGCGGAAACGATAAGGTATCCTACCTGTACTCCACCTTCAATCCGGCTGTTTTGAGAAGCATCCGCCATATTATCGAGTGCGGAAGGAAAGAGGGCATCATGGTCGGAATGTGCGGGGAGGCAGCCAGCGATCCGCTGATGATCCCGCTGTTAGTGGCGTTCGGATTAAATGAGTTCAGCATGAGCGCTTCCGCTGTGCTGAAGGCCAGAAAGATGATCACAGAGTGCGACAGCAGAAAGCTTCAGGAGATGGCGGACAAGGCTATGAGTTTTGTGACTGCTTCTGAGATTGAGAGCTTTATGAGGGAATTCACAGAGAAGAATTTTCTGTAG
- the cdaA gene encoding diadenylate cyclase CdaA, translated as MAEYLKELYSWIAFVPNMTLKNLLEIVIIAFVVYEVLVWIKNTRAWALLKGILFICAFALAAAVLELDTILWLLGKASYIAITALLIIFQPELRRALEQLGSKNVLTGLFANDDGKVKETFSEKTINELTRACFEMGKVKTGALMVIEMETSLSDVERTGIEVDGIITSQLLINIFEHNTPLHDGAVVIRGNRVTAATCYLPLSDNMDISKDLGTRHRAAVGISEVTDSLTLVVSEETGRVSVASGGRLIRVSDAEQLKEILSRAVKREETTAARFKIWKGRRKNERKAD; from the coding sequence ATGGCAGAATATCTGAAAGAGCTGTATTCGTGGATCGCGTTTGTCCCGAATATGACATTAAAAAACCTTCTGGAAATTGTAATTATTGCATTTGTAGTCTACGAGGTTCTGGTCTGGATTAAGAACACAAGGGCATGGGCACTTTTAAAGGGGATCCTTTTTATCTGTGCGTTTGCGCTTGCGGCTGCCGTACTGGAACTGGACACCATCCTTTGGCTGCTGGGTAAGGCATCCTATATTGCCATCACCGCACTGCTTATTATATTCCAGCCGGAACTCAGACGCGCTCTGGAACAGCTGGGGAGCAAAAATGTTCTGACCGGTCTGTTTGCCAATGACGACGGCAAGGTGAAGGAAACCTTCAGCGAGAAGACAATCAATGAGCTGACAAGAGCCTGCTTTGAGATGGGAAAGGTTAAGACAGGGGCTCTCATGGTAATTGAGATGGAAACCTCTCTGAGCGATGTGGAGCGCACCGGAATCGAGGTGGACGGAATCATCACAAGCCAGCTCCTGATCAATATTTTTGAGCATAACACCCCTCTTCACGACGGAGCAGTGGTTATCCGGGGAAACCGGGTGACAGCTGCTACCTGTTATCTGCCTTTGTCCGACAATATGGACATCAGCAAAGATCTTGGCACGCGCCACAGGGCGGCTGTAGGAATCAGCGAAGTGACCGACAGCCTGACTCTTGTAGTTTCAGAAGAAACAGGCCGTGTGTCCGTGGCCTCAGGAGGAAGGCTGATCCGTGTCTCTGATGCGGAACAGCTGAAGGAAATTCTGTCCAGAGCAGTGAAGAGGGAGGAGACGACGGCTGCCAGGTTTAAGATTTGGAAGGGAAGGCGGAAGAATGAAAGAAAAGCTGACTAA
- a CDS encoding AraC family transcriptional regulator: MSSFCHLSEEEYEKRGYLSEEFRLFHLTQPVRAPISYHYHDFDKAVIFLGGASGYSIEGTSYTLEPYDIVLVPHYSIHRPEIKPGAPYSRLILYLSPEFLASEEGGVGKLSRLFSSAGETSSYVLRLPSMQNSLLFESLLRLEKACSEQGFCDVLLRRLLLMEFLIYLNRAAVSGEAVPLTASCPNAAVLSLMRLICENPSADFSIDALATRVFLSRSHMMRLFKRETGCTLMEYITEKRLLMARALLDSGLSVTETCYRCGFKNYSAFLRAYKKSFGSPPGRRKL, from the coding sequence TTGAGCTCATTTTGCCATCTATCAGAGGAGGAATACGAAAAGCGCGGCTATCTGTCTGAGGAATTCCGCCTGTTCCACCTGACTCAGCCAGTCAGGGCTCCCATTTCCTACCATTATCACGATTTCGACAAGGCAGTCATCTTTCTTGGCGGCGCCTCCGGCTACAGCATCGAGGGAACCTCCTACACCCTGGAGCCCTATGACATTGTGCTGGTCCCCCACTACTCGATCCACAGACCGGAGATAAAGCCAGGAGCCCCCTACAGCCGGCTGATTCTCTACCTTTCCCCTGAATTTTTGGCCTCTGAGGAGGGGGGAGTGGGAAAGCTCTCACGGCTGTTTTCCTCTGCAGGTGAAACCAGCTCCTATGTACTGCGCCTGCCCTCCATGCAGAACAGTCTCCTGTTTGAGTCCCTTTTAAGACTGGAAAAGGCCTGCTCAGAGCAGGGCTTCTGCGATGTTCTCCTGCGCCGCCTGCTGCTTATGGAATTTCTCATCTATCTGAACAGAGCTGCCGTGTCCGGGGAGGCCGTCCCCCTGACAGCTTCCTGTCCCAACGCCGCCGTCCTCTCCCTGATGCGCCTGATCTGCGAAAATCCTTCCGCCGATTTTTCCATCGACGCTCTGGCCACCCGCGTCTTTTTAAGCCGCTCCCACATGATGCGGCTTTTTAAGCGGGAAACCGGCTGCACCCTCATGGAATACATCACTGAGAAGCGTCTCTTAATGGCCAGGGCTCTGTTAGATTCCGGTCTTTCGGTAACGGAAACCTGCTACCGCTGCGGCTTTAAAAACTATTCCGCCTTCCTGAGAGCCTACAAAAAGTCCTTCGGCTCTCCTCCGGGGCGCAGAAAACTGTAA
- a CDS encoding O-antigen polymerase, with protein MIVYLICYLASFLTAIMGHYYFSGFFLIGAAVYLYVREFRRTGNCIHLRGIFSLAWVGGQGISCLKLSRLARDWSLMTWLCFLAAFLGFYFAYEFFERRGRNNYNSYAARWKGQKRWHDFRSCEEPVFVCAVAIAVVSLLCFAAEAVILGYVPFFLRGVPHAYSYFHITGVHYFTVSCVLVPALTVIFFHSNGGRDRLKTGILIGMDVIALLIPILCVSRFQLILAVALAVITYLMMDIHIDPLQMMAGAAGLFVVMVIVYVILTIARSHDVEYLNGIFEMKNSRMPIFITQPYMYIANNYDNFDCLVEALASGHSHSFGIRMLFPLWALTGLKFLFPQLTAFELFTTKEELTTVTLFYDAYYDFGIIGVVLLACALGALAFYLTDMVKHIRNPIGYLLYAQIAVYFGLSFFTTWFSNPATWFYLVLTGAAAVYVEWRR; from the coding sequence ATGATTGTTTACCTGATATGCTATCTGGCCTCTTTTCTGACGGCCATAATGGGTCATTACTATTTTTCAGGATTTTTCCTGATAGGCGCAGCCGTTTACCTCTACGTGAGAGAGTTCAGAAGAACGGGGAACTGCATCCATCTGAGAGGAATTTTTTCTCTGGCCTGGGTGGGCGGGCAGGGAATTTCCTGTCTGAAGCTGAGCCGCCTGGCAAGGGACTGGAGCCTGATGACATGGCTCTGCTTTCTGGCTGCCTTCCTGGGTTTTTATTTTGCCTATGAGTTTTTTGAGAGGAGAGGCCGGAATAACTATAACAGCTACGCTGCCAGGTGGAAAGGGCAGAAGCGCTGGCACGATTTCCGTTCCTGCGAGGAGCCGGTGTTTGTGTGTGCCGTGGCCATAGCGGTCGTTTCCCTGCTCTGCTTCGCGGCAGAGGCGGTGATTCTCGGATATGTGCCGTTTTTCCTCAGGGGAGTGCCTCACGCATATTCCTATTTTCACATTACGGGAGTCCACTATTTTACCGTATCCTGTGTGCTGGTACCGGCCCTTACGGTTATATTCTTTCACTCCAATGGAGGGCGGGACAGGTTAAAGACAGGGATCCTGATAGGTATGGACGTGATAGCCCTGCTGATTCCGATTCTCTGCGTTTCCAGGTTTCAGCTGATCCTGGCAGTGGCGCTGGCGGTAATCACCTATCTGATGATGGATATTCATATTGATCCTTTGCAGATGATGGCAGGGGCAGCGGGACTGTTTGTGGTCATGGTGATCGTCTATGTGATTCTGACCATTGCCAGAAGCCACGATGTGGAGTATCTGAACGGAATTTTTGAGATGAAAAACAGCAGGATGCCGATTTTCATCACACAGCCCTATATGTATATTGCCAATAACTATGATAACTTTGACTGTCTGGTGGAGGCCCTGGCTTCAGGGCACAGCCACAGCTTCGGAATCAGAATGCTCTTCCCGCTCTGGGCACTGACAGGGCTTAAGTTTCTCTTCCCGCAGCTGACAGCCTTTGAGCTTTTCACCACAAAGGAGGAACTGACAACCGTTACGCTGTTCTATGACGCCTACTACGACTTCGGGATCATCGGCGTCGTGCTCCTGGCCTGTGCGCTGGGAGCGCTGGCCTTCTATCTGACAGATATGGTGAAGCATATCAGGAACCCGATCGGGTATCTTCTGTATGCCCAGATTGCTGTGTACTTTGGCCTGTCTTTTTTCACCACCTGGTTCAGCAACCCGGCCACCTGGTTCTATCTGGTCCTGACAGGAGCCGCGGCAGTGTACGTGGAGTGGCGTCGGTAG
- the dapF gene encoding diaminopimelate epimerase: MKAVLEKYHCMGNDYLVFDPNKNEMKLGEEQVKMLCDRNFGIGSDGILEGPILDGEQMYVKIYNPDGSEAPKSGNGMGIFARYLRDAGYVQKTKVSWMTLGGPVTVYYLNEEGTRVKISMGKPTFWSDEIPVTGERREMVNQTMVFGKIPYITTCLSIGNPHCVIWMNEISKELVCRIGEHSENAPCFPEKVNTQLLNVLDRTNIQIEIYERGAGYTLASGSCACAAACAANRLGLADRNMYVHMPGGILEVEIKEDGVVYMTGEVGYIGNMTLGCEMVEKLRKADRS, encoded by the coding sequence TTGAAGGCTGTACTTGAAAAATATCACTGCATGGGAAATGATTACCTGGTTTTTGATCCAAATAAAAATGAGATGAAGCTGGGGGAGGAGCAGGTGAAGATGCTCTGTGACAGAAATTTTGGCATCGGTTCAGACGGAATTCTGGAGGGGCCGATACTGGACGGAGAGCAGATGTATGTGAAGATCTATAACCCGGATGGAAGCGAGGCCCCGAAGAGCGGAAACGGCATGGGGATTTTTGCCAGATATCTGAGGGATGCGGGATATGTGCAGAAGACAAAGGTATCCTGGATGACGCTGGGCGGTCCGGTGACCGTGTACTACCTCAATGAGGAGGGAACCCGCGTTAAAATTTCCATGGGAAAACCTACTTTCTGGAGTGATGAGATACCCGTGACGGGAGAGCGCAGAGAGATGGTCAATCAGACCATGGTGTTCGGGAAAATCCCCTATATAACTACCTGCCTGTCCATTGGAAATCCTCACTGTGTCATCTGGATGAATGAGATCTCTAAAGAACTGGTCTGCCGGATTGGAGAACACTCGGAGAACGCCCCCTGCTTCCCGGAAAAGGTGAACACCCAGCTTTTAAATGTTCTCGACAGGACAAACATTCAGATTGAAATCTATGAGAGAGGCGCAGGATATACACTGGCGTCAGGAAGCTGCGCCTGTGCTGCTGCCTGTGCGGCAAACCGGCTGGGTCTTGCAGACCGAAATATGTATGTGCACATGCCCGGAGGAATCCTTGAGGTGGAGATAAAGGAGGACGGAGTGGTGTACATGACCGGAGAGGTCGGCTATATCGGAAATATGACTCTGGGCTGCGAGATGGTGGAGAAGCTCAGGAAGGCGGATCGGAGCTGA
- a CDS encoding YbbR-like domain-containing protein: MKEKLTKNAGLKLISLLCAFLVWLAVVNVANPVQTKSVEVPVSITNESVLESSNLTYQIDGKSTVTVQVSARARDIYRFSADDFRAYADLADLYTVTGAVPVTVEILNDEEYLVGNAAFAGAKYEVKAPGVVHIKTEELQTKRFSLTYHITGTPAGDGEYAPGQVEMNPDYVYVRGPVSLIGQISSVGIEIDVEGKDSDVSGTASPKFYDANDNELPLGDTVTILGGDISYEMTMLRVKTLALDFQVSGEVADGYRMTGIDCDVTSVSVAGLRSVLANMNTLPIQSPELSVEGATADKECEIDLADYLPAGLELAGLDNTVVKVTLQVEPLQNRVYTVYQEDIEMTGASDSYSYELQGSEVKITVRGLKEDLDSLSPDKMNLSLDVLGMTPGTHTAVLKYQLDEAYEMIGIPSVTVEVTERTAHSSADTASGTEDEEEQKAQESGQSGTAGADRDTEDRQE, encoded by the coding sequence ATGAAAGAAAAGCTGACTAAAAATGCAGGACTTAAGCTGATCTCACTGCTCTGTGCCTTCCTGGTGTGGCTCGCCGTTGTGAATGTGGCAAACCCGGTTCAGACAAAGAGTGTGGAAGTGCCTGTCTCGATCACAAATGAGTCAGTTCTGGAGAGCTCCAATCTGACGTACCAGATTGACGGAAAGAGCACTGTGACAGTTCAGGTGAGCGCCAGGGCCCGCGACATCTACCGGTTCAGTGCAGATGACTTCAGGGCCTATGCGGATCTGGCCGATCTCTACACGGTGACGGGAGCTGTTCCTGTTACCGTAGAGATTCTGAACGATGAGGAGTACCTGGTGGGGAATGCGGCTTTCGCAGGAGCCAAGTATGAGGTAAAGGCGCCAGGAGTTGTCCACATTAAAACTGAAGAGCTTCAGACAAAACGGTTTTCTCTGACCTACCACATAACGGGAACCCCGGCTGGCGACGGAGAATATGCCCCTGGCCAGGTGGAAATGAATCCCGACTATGTGTATGTGAGAGGCCCGGTATCCCTGATCGGGCAGATCAGCAGTGTGGGAATTGAGATTGACGTGGAGGGGAAGGACAGTGACGTGTCTGGAACGGCATCCCCGAAATTCTATGATGCCAATGATAATGAGCTGCCCTTAGGCGATACGGTTACAATCCTGGGCGGAGATATTTCTTATGAGATGACGATGCTGAGGGTAAAGACCCTTGCCCTTGACTTCCAGGTGTCAGGGGAGGTGGCTGACGGCTACAGGATGACGGGAATTGACTGCGATGTGACGAGCGTTTCCGTGGCAGGCCTGCGCTCTGTGCTTGCCAATATGAACACCCTTCCAATTCAGAGTCCGGAGCTCTCTGTGGAAGGAGCCACAGCCGACAAAGAATGCGAGATCGATCTGGCAGATTACCTGCCGGCAGGGCTTGAGCTGGCCGGACTGGATAACACGGTTGTGAAGGTAACGCTCCAGGTAGAGCCTCTGCAGAACAGAGTTTACACGGTATATCAGGAAGATATTGAGATGACAGGAGCTTCTGACAGCTACAGCTATGAGCTGCAGGGCTCTGAGGTCAAGATTACCGTGCGCGGACTGAAAGAGGATTTGGACAGCCTGTCTCCGGATAAGATGAATCTGTCGCTGGATGTGCTGGGCATGACGCCGGGAACCCATACGGCGGTTCTCAAGTATCAGCTGGACGAGGCCTATGAAATGATAGGAATTCCTTCGGTGACAGTGGAAGTCACAGAGAGGACGGCTCACTCCTCGGCAGACACTGCATCGGGAACGGAAGATGAAGAGGAACAGAAAGCTCAGGAATCTGGACAGTCCGGGACAGCAGGCGCAGACAGAGACACAGAGGACAGGCAGGAATAA
- a CDS encoding HPr family phosphocarrier protein yields MVKAKVKIKNTSGLHLRPAGILCNEAVKYQSQITFNYKNSSSNAKSVLSVLGACIKCGDEIEFICEGKDEEKALSAMLKAVNDGLGE; encoded by the coding sequence ATGGTTAAAGCAAAAGTAAAAATTAAGAATACCAGCGGTCTCCATCTGAGACCGGCGGGAATTCTCTGCAACGAGGCGGTGAAATACCAGTCTCAGATAACGTTCAATTATAAAAACAGTTCATCGAATGCAAAAAGCGTGCTGAGCGTTCTGGGAGCCTGCATTAAATGCGGGGATGAGATTGAATTCATCTGTGAGGGAAAAGACGAGGAAAAGGCGCTGTCCGCCATGTTAAAGGCAGTCAACGACGGTCTGGGCGAATAG
- the ytvI gene encoding sporulation integral membrane protein YtvI: MEEAKRYLRTILNILIPLTGIYLVCFWGPKLLGFFIPFVIGWVIALIANPLVRFLERRMRIVRKHGSALIIVGVLALIILLLYLVIGKLYTELRDFIGALPALYENAALEIQGALENGGRLFEFLPDEFQETVARVTENLGSYMGQIVSKAAAPTVEIAGNVAKGIPNALVNTVITILSAYIFIAEQDRMMEWMRGILPEFILRYIAYLKKDAKGLIGGYFLAQFRIMFVVAAILAVGFLFLHVSYGLVLAVLIAILDFLPVFGTGTALFPWAAVKLFTGDYGYAAGLLILYVVTQVARQLIQPKIVGDSMGLPPLMTLLLLYLGFKVKGLAGMILAVPIGLIFINFYKYGAFDSLIENVRILIRDINEFRRGGRDGQQ, encoded by the coding sequence ATGGAAGAGGCAAAAAGATATCTGAGGACAATTCTTAATATTCTGATTCCTCTGACAGGAATCTATCTGGTGTGTTTCTGGGGACCAAAGCTGCTGGGATTTTTTATCCCATTTGTCATCGGCTGGGTCATTGCGCTGATAGCCAACCCTCTGGTCCGGTTTCTCGAGAGAAGGATGAGGATTGTGAGAAAGCACGGCTCTGCTCTGATTATCGTGGGAGTTCTGGCGCTCATTATCCTTCTTCTCTATCTGGTGATCGGAAAGCTGTATACGGAGCTCAGAGACTTTATCGGAGCTCTGCCGGCTCTCTACGAGAACGCGGCTTTGGAGATACAGGGAGCTCTGGAAAACGGGGGGAGGCTGTTCGAATTTCTGCCGGATGAGTTTCAGGAGACAGTGGCAAGGGTCACGGAAAATCTGGGAAGCTATATGGGACAGATTGTATCGAAAGCAGCTGCTCCGACTGTGGAAATCGCAGGAAATGTGGCAAAGGGGATCCCGAATGCGCTGGTGAATACCGTGATCACGATTCTGTCCGCCTATATTTTTATCGCGGAGCAGGACCGGATGATGGAATGGATGAGAGGAATCCTGCCAGAGTTTATCCTTCGGTATATAGCCTATCTGAAGAAGGACGCAAAGGGGCTGATCGGGGGCTATTTTCTTGCACAGTTTCGGATTATGTTTGTGGTTGCCGCAATTCTGGCTGTTGGCTTCCTGTTTCTCCATGTAAGCTACGGCCTTGTCCTGGCTGTCCTGATTGCAATTCTGGATTTCCTGCCTGTATTTGGGACAGGGACAGCGCTGTTTCCCTGGGCGGCGGTAAAGCTCTTTACCGGAGATTACGGATATGCGGCAGGGCTTTTGATCCTCTACGTGGTCACTCAGGTGGCAAGACAGCTCATTCAGCCGAAGATAGTCGGAGACTCCATGGGACTGCCGCCGCTTATGACGCTGCTTCTGCTGTATCTTGGATTTAAGGTGAAGGGGCTGGCCGGCATGATCCTGGCTGTGCCGATTGGGCTTATATTTATCAATTTTTATAAATACGGGGCTTTTGACTCCCTGATTGAAAATGTTAGAATCCTGATCCGGGATATCAACGAGTTCCGCCGGGGAGGAAGAGACGGGCAGCAGTAG